The sequence ATAACATCTTGACCCTTGCAGCTTATGGCATGCCAGTTATGGATTGGGCGATTCGGGTGAAAATTGCTGTTGGAGCAGCTCGTGGCATAGCTTACCTACATGAAGACTGTAATTTTCCTACTTTTATTCCTggaataattttgaaattttgctCTGATTATTTCCACTTTTGTTGCATTGATGTTTGGTTAATAGCATGAGTCCTGAAACACTGACCCCTTTtctgtctctctctccttCTCTCACTCTTTccaattaaaatctaaacttttagtttttctggtaCCAATTAAATGTAAATCAACAAAATGCTTTACAAGAAGATTGACATATGTTTAGaacctttttaaattattggaATAAGGGAAACATTAATATCCTAAAgggttctttatttttagcaAATTTAACAACTGATAACATTCAAGGTTTAAAAGGCAACTCCTTGAGGATGTAATGTACCCATGAGACAAGTTGATTATCATCTCTCTAGtttacataaattaaaaactgcTTTATTGAAATTCACCTTTATTAGACGCACTCCTATCAGCAATATCCATCGACACATTTctctctaatttctttttttatgtatcAGGTCATCCCCGCATTATCCATAGGGATATCAAGTCATCAAACATCCTCCTTGATCACAATTTTGAAGCTCGGGTATGCCTTTTgcaaataaatagaaaagatagGTTGTATTGCCGCTTAATTTACATGTATTACATTGTACATATATATAGGTACAAACATCacctaaataaagaaagaacataATCACAGCAATTTACAGCTATATAAGAAATCTGTCTAATGATTTGCTAATCTCCTTTAATGTAGCCTAGAATTCCTATATTTACAGCTAGGTCAATATTTCCTATtccaacactccccctcaagctgGCTGAAAAATATCTCCCATTGACAGCTTGCTTACTAGAAAATCAAATTGTCTTTTCAGTAGTCCTTTGGTAAAAATATCAGCTATTTGTTGAGATGTAGGAATATAAGGAATCCAAATCAATCCACTTTCAATCTTCTCTTTGATAAAGTGCTTGTCAACTTCAACATGCTTAGTCCGATCATGATAAATTGGATTATGTGCAATGGAACAAGTAGCTTTGTTGTTACAATAGACTTTCATAGGGAGGGAAATAGGTAGTTCCAAATCTTCTAGTAACCTTTTAATCCACATTGCTTCACAAATTCCATGTGCAAGAGATCTGAATTCAGCTTCAGCACTACTACGTGCTACGACATTTTGTTTTTTGCTCCTCCAGGAAACAAGATTTCCTCCAATAAAAGTGCAGTACCTTGATGTTGACCTTCTATTCGCAATGCTACCTGCCCAATCAGCATCGGTATAGACTTCCACTTGCAAATGACCAGATTTTTTAAACATCAGTCCTTTTCTAGGTGTTCCCTTTAGATATCTAAGTATCCTATAGGTAGCTTCAAAGTGTTCTTGGCCTGGTGAGTGCATAAATTGACTAATCATGCTTATTGCAAATGTTATATCAGGACGAGTATGTGACAGATATATAAGTCTGCCACTAAACTCTGAAACCTCTCCTTCTCAATTATGTCCTCTGGTTTTGCAGGATTTAATTTGTGATTCACCTCCTTTGGAGTTTCAGCtgctttgcaacctagaagaCCTGTTTCATTTAGTAGATCAAGGATATATTTCCTTTGATTCACAAAAATTCCTTCTCGTGATCTTGCAAACTCCATGCCTAGAAAATACTTTAATGCCCCTAGGTCTTTGATCTCAAAATCCTGACTTAGCTTTTTCCTTAAACTAGCTAattcatcctcatcatcaccagttaaaatcatatcatcaacatacacaACTAACACTGCTGTTTTACCTTCCTTAAAACGTTTATAAGACATGGTGTGGTCTGCTTGACTTTGATTGTATCCATATTTTTTCATTGTTTTCCCGAATCGTTCAAACCATGCTCTTGGGGATTGCTTGAGGCCATATAAAGATTTCTTAAGTTTGCAAACTTTGTTTTTGCCAACAAATTTTTCAAATCCAGGAGGTGGACTCATGAACACTTCCTCTTCTAAATCACCATTGAGAAAGGCATTTTTCACATCTAGTTGGTGTAGTGGCCAACTGAAATTAACTGCAAGAGACAATAAACCACGTATAGAATTAATTCTGGCTAATGGAGCAAAGGTTTCTTGGTAATCGATACCATAAGTTTGAGTAAACCCCTTAGCCACCAGCCTAGCCTTGTATCTCTCCACATTGCCATCTGCTTTACATTTTATAGTAAAAACCTATTTGCAACCAACAATTTTTTGATCTTTGGGGAGTTCTACCACTTCCCATGTCCCATTCTTTTTCAACGCACCCATTTCTTCCATTACTGCCATCCTCCAATTTGGATCATCAAATGCTTCCTGAATATTTCTTGGAATAAACAGATTTGAGATTTTTGACACAAATGCCATATGACTCTTGGAGAGTTTAttataagataaataatttgCAATTGGATGATTAGTACAAGAACGGGTTCCTTTTCTAAGTGCAATAGGGACATCAAgatcacaatattcatgtgaTTTTTGAGGATTATCAAAAGAATCATTATTTTGAGGAGAATCTTGAGTACCTGAATTCGGAGTGGATTGTGTTAGATTATGTAAATATTCCTTATCTTATCTTCTATATTTAGCATATATCTTCTGTCATTTATATCCTAAGGTAGTTACCTTATTTGTAGCCTATATTATAGCCTTATGATTAGCATTAAACACTTGTATATTATGATACAAAATCAATGAGAAAGACACGGATGATTTCtttcatggtatcagagcctaaaACCCTAGCTGTGCCTCTGCTGTAAAATAATCTCTGCCTCTTTCCCACTTTCTTctctccttttttattttcttcctcaCTATCAATACCAATGACAGAAACTAAATTTCATCCTGCTCTTGCCGTTAACAACGTCAAGAACTTCATTTCTATCACTCTCGAGATGGAAAAGGGCCAATACTCTTCCTGGGCAgagttatttaaaattcattgcCGAGCATACCAAGTCATCGACCACATCATCCATCCTACTCAACGGACTTCTGAGGCAGCCAAGGAAAAGACAGTCGCACGTGATGAAGAACTTTGGTCACGCCTGGATGCTATAGTCCTTCAATGGATTTACGGCACGATCTCAAATAATCTCTTGCACACCATCTTAGAACCGGATTCTACTGCTCAACAAGCATGGGAGCGAttgcaaaatatttttcaagacAATAAGAATTCTCGAGCTGTCTACTTGGAAAATCAATTCACTCATGTTCATCTGGATGATTTTCAAACTGTTTCTGCCTATTGTCAAGAACTCAAAATGCTTGCCGATCAACTATCAAATGTTGGTGCACCAGTATCGAATCAACGGTTAGTTCTCCAATTAATTACGggtttaaatgaaaattatgatGGTGTTGCTACATCCATTCAACAAAGCAATCCTTTGCCTCCTTTCTAAGAGGCTCATTCGAGATTGATTCTCGAAGAAACCCGTAAGGCCAAGCAAACTGCAGCCTCTGCCAGCCTGCAGGTACAGCCCTTTTCACTGCCAATAATTCTGCTGATGAATCCAAGGGTTCATATTCTGGGTTAGGCAATGCACCAAACCGTCATAATACTACTCCGAAACGTGGACAGAATCGCAATAACAATCGGGGCAAAAATAATGGCAATAGAGGGCGTGGTCGTAGTGGCAATAACCATGCTAATGGTGGCAGCAACCACACACAACAGTCGCAACAGCGAACATGGCAACAACAGCCACAACAATGGGGACAGTATCCACCATGGGGTTGGGCCGCAGCCTTGGGCAGCCCCTCGATGTCAGTACCCTACCTCTTCTTGGACTCGGCCACCACCAGCTCGTCAGCCTGGTATCCTTGGCAATCGTCAACAACAAGCTTATGCAGCTTCTGTACCAACTTCTTCAAGTTATGATCCAACTGAAATTGAACAAGCAATGCATACTATGACTCTTAATACTCCTGATACGAATTGGTACATGGACACCGATGCAACCTCACACATGACGGCCTCTCCAGGTAATCTTTcatcttattttaatatgagcaattccaaaaatattattgttggTAGTGGCCAGGAAATTCCAATTCGTGGTTATGGAAAAACTAACCTACCTCCTCCTCACCCCCCTTTACATTTAAACAATGTCATTCATGCGCCTAAACTCATTAAAAACTTAATATCTGTTCGTCGTTTCACAATCGACAATAATGTATCTATTGCTTTTGATCCTTTTGGGTTTTCTGTGAAGGATTTTCAGACGGGGATGCCAATAATGACATGTAATAGCACTGGGGATCTCTATCCTATCACCACAACCCCAACCTATCGTGCCACTTCCCCATCCACCTTTGCCGTTTTTTCTCCGGTTCTATGGCATAATCGCTTAGGACACCCAGGACCACATGTTTTACGCTCTCTTCGGAATAAtcagtttattaattataagcaTTTTTCTTGCACCTCAGTTTGTTAGTCTTGTATTTTTGGGAAACAAGTCAGTTACCTTTTTATGACTCATCTTCTTGCACTACAATGCCTTTTGATATTTTGCATAGTTATTTATGGACATCTCCTATTTTAAGTTCGGCAAGTCATAAGTATTGCATTCTATTTTAGATGATTACTCCAATTTTCTATGGACTTTTCCAATTGGCAAGAAATCACAAGTCTATTCCATTTTCTTGTCCTTTAGTGCTTTTATCCGTACACAATTTGAGCGTAAAATAGAATGTTTTTAATGCGATAATGGTAGGGAATACGATAATAACCAATTTAAGTCTTTTTGTCATAACAATGGGATGGTTTTCCGTTTTTCTTGCCTTCATACTTCTCCTCAAAATGGAAAAACAGAACGTAAAATTCGAGTTATCAACAATTTAATTCGAACTCTTCTTGCTCACTCCTCTCTGCCACCATCATTTTGGCATCATGCTCTTCATTGAAATACTCTGTACCATTATCAGTATTTAGGGTACTGATTttagtttgaaattgattttcaattatagtgtaaaaattttgaaagatcGTCTTAACATCAGACTTTTAGCCATTAAAAAAACCCAACACAATCGAGTATGATCATCGATATATGTGACAAACCATTTTTTTTCCGAATAAGTTTGGATCCGTGAGGGACTCCACACATTATCATtgtgaattaaataaaaaggcCTTGAGGGTTGATAAGGCTTTGAATGATAAATGTGCTTATGACTTTTTGATAAAATGCAATGTTCACAATGAAAACAAGAACAATCTATTCCTTTAAATAAAGTAGGAAACAACCTTTTAAGGTAGAAAAAACTAGGATGCCATAATCTATAATACCAAAGCATGATTTCATCTTTCACAGAGATAGAACTAACACTACTTAGTCCATGAGGTTTTTCATCTTTGGAGCGTTCACCTTTAAAATGGTAGAGCACATCTAGCATCCTAGCACTGCCAATCTTCCTCCCCGAATTCTGGTCCTGAAACACAATAGGAGTCACAAAAAATGACACGGCAATTGGAATCTTTAGACAGTTTACTGACAGATAATAGATTACATGCAAGTTTAGGTACATGGAGGATAGATTTAAGAGTCAAGGTTTTTGACAAACTGATTGTACCTTTACCAGTAATTGGTGTGTAAGAACCATCTGCTATACGAATTTTTTCATGACCAGAACAAGGAACATAAGTATGAAATAAACTTGAGACACTTGTCATATGGTCAGATGCTCCAGAATCTATGATCCATGGAGCAGTTAGACTCACACAGGATAAGGCATTTTAATTTCTACCTGTTTGTGCCAAGGAAGCATTAGGAGTACCAGATGATGCAGAATTAGATTTCAGCAGCTTTAGTATTTGATCAACTTGTTGTGGAGTGAAGGGGACAGCTTCAGCTTCATTTGCAGAGGGAGTCTGATTGAACTTGCCTTCATGTTTTCCCTTCCAGTTAGCTGGTTTTCCATGAAGTTTCCAGCAGTTTTCACGTGTATGCTTTGGTTTGTTGCAGTGGTCACACCAAACACGGGGCTTTTCATCAAATTTCTTCACTTTTCTTGCATAGGATTCAGCTGCTGCTAATGCAGAATTTTCAGTGCTGCTGTTTGAGCCTTTTTTCCCCAACATAACCAGCCTGCGACTTTCCTCACGTCGAACCTCAGCAAATACCTCGCCAATAGATGAAAGGGGCTGTCTCCCAATGATTCGCCCTATCACTTCATCAAACTCCACATTAAGTCCCATGAGAAATTTGAAAATGCGATCATCTTCtacctttttttttgtaatgaTTGCAATCATCAGTGGATTTCCATTCATAATAGTTAAACAAGTCCAAGTCTTGCCATAGACGTTTcagagaattaaaatatttggtgACACTATCCTCACCTTGATGGATTTCCCCTAGTTTAAGCATGATTTCATATATCCTCGACTGATTTCCTAGATCTGAATACATTAAATTGACATTATCCTAAAGTTCCTTTGCTGTTTGATAACACATGTAATTGGAACTTATGTTTTCCTCCATGGAGTTGACTAGCCATGTCATAACCATGGAGTTTTCTGCATCCCAAGAAGAATAGGATGGGTCATTCATGTCTGGTTCCTTCTTCTCACCAGTTAAGTATCCACTCTTCCCTCTACCTCGAATATACATACGCACAGACTGAGACCAACATTGAAAATTCTCTCCATTCAACCTAATAGTAGTTATTTGGACTGAATGAGAATCAGATGTGGCTAAgattttttgttgattggaTGAAGTAGGTATTTCAGAAGTAGGATTAGTGACTGATCCATCAGATGGAGTTGCAGGCATGGTGGAATTGCAGTGGCTAGATTTTACTTTGAGGaggctaaattttttttttttttcggatGGCTCTAATACCATgcaaataaatagaaaagatagGTTGTATTGCTGCTTAATTTACATGTATTACATTGTACATATATATAGGTACAAACATCacctaaataaagaaagaacataattacaacaatttaCAGCTATATAAGAAATCTGCCTAATGATTTGCCTAATCTCCTTTAATGTAGCCTAGAATTCCTATATTTACAGCTAGGTCAATATTTCCTATTCCAACACCTTTTTATAAATCGAATGTTTAAATTGTTTCTAAGGATAATTTGTTGATGCTATTATCTAATAGGATTTTATTCATCCTTTGTCGTATAAACAGTCCTTTTACCAGTACTATATTTTGGAAAAGCCGATATGTTCTATTGTAGTGCACTTGTAATGAACATCTTTTTCCTGCTCTATTGTAATTTATTTAGCTAGCAATTtggattttttaaattatgtgtCTTCTGGCAGGTTTCCGACTTTGGGCTTGCAAAATTAGCATTGGAACTAGATTCAAATACACATGTATCAACGCGTGTGATGGGGACCTTTGGGTAGGTGAACGATAAATGCTTATATCTTTAATAGATGCTATGTAAAAGGTGAAGTAGTGGTATATAGACATTGGTCTAGCAAAACATCGCATGAAAGCTATCATTACTTTTAAGTCTAcattgtaattttctttgacaagtctgatttttattttttaaaagtgatgtttataaaattttcatgaATCTAACATGACATGCATtgattaaagatattttatagaaaaaactGTTAGTATGCCAAGACCTTCTCTACttgtatttttcttaagaaTGGAACTTTGACTTTCCAGGTACATGGCTCCTGAGTATGCAACAAGTGGCAAATTGACTGAAAAATCCGATGTTTATTCCTTTGGGGTTGTCCTTTTGGAGGTAATTACAGGTCGTAAACCTGTGGATGCCTCTCAGCCACTGGGTGATGAAAGCCTAGTTGAATGGGTAGGTTCCCTAAACATTCTAACTTAATGTCTTTTAGATGTTAGCTATACTAGGGTCTATGCACATTTCATGGTTTGCAGATTTTCATCCTTGATCTAGTTAATGTCAATGAGCTTGCTACAGTTTTGGCAATAGcgtaaaaatcaaattatagcACTCATTTATGCATGTATTTTGCTTGTAAATTGAGCTTCCTGTAATATCTTTGTGCATAAGTAAATCTTTGCTACCATGAGTTGCAATTGGTCTCCAACGATTTCCTAGCTTTCCCTGcctcaaaaaattaaaattcttgtGCTGGTGGCCGTTCAGAATCCAGAGAATTTAACATTGTGAAAAAGTTCTCTTAAAATTGGAAATTCCAAGCATGTATGCTTATATTTTGGAACAGTCAACACATTAAGTCTTAGCTGGTCCTTGACCCCAGCTTagcaaacttttttttatcacaTATGAGTCATTCTAACTCTCTAGCTTCTTTGGGGGGCTTACTAAATATCTCTAGATGGACTCATAGCACATTGTTATAGCAGATGTCCATAGTGATGCATGACCTGATGCTACATAATAGCAATACAAATTTGCTGTTCATTTATTACAGTATTGATATGATATGTTATAGCAGAAAGCTAAAGTAGAGCAGCATTACCTATATGAAAATGGAAGAAAGCACTGACTTTTTGCATAGCTAAAGAATAGTGTTGAAGATAAAACAGAGGAGGATATGCAAGTTGGAGAAATGCATTAACTGCAACAGTTAATGTCAAACACAATTGCGTTAACGATTTTTCTTTGTCTGCTCATACTTCAGAATACTTGAAAGACTTCATCTGTTTTCTTGGTTTCCTTTCTTATTCTGATATCTCTTCCAGAACCCAATGTCCATAAATGTGCATTAATCCGCCTATCCATTAATTTAAGCCAAATCTAGCAAGTGTTAGCACAATCCTTATAGGGGAAACCCTTATGATTGCAACTGTGTAGGGTTAATGATTTAAGAAGCCAATTTACACGACAATATCTGACATGCCATAATTTGATCTGCCTTTTGTACCCTGTTTCCTTAAAACTACATTGAATTTGGAGCTGTTCTGGATACAGAATTCTTTCTGTTATTCTTTCTCAAATGGCTATATATGTTATCTTGTCCTTTTTCTTGCCTTTTCAATGAAgttatttgaaagaaaagtGAGTGAGAGAGTTAGGACATAGGAAGTCagtttaaaaaagaatatccGCCAAGTTATTGGATCATACAGTTTAATCCTCCTTAAATTTATTCAGGCTAGGCCATTACTTAATGAAGCACTTGACAGTGAAGACTTTGAAGCCCTGGCTGATCCAAGGCTGGAGAAGAAATATGTTGCAAGAGAAATGTTTCGGATGATCGAGGCAGCTGCTGCCTGTGTGCGTCATTCGGCTGTAAAACGGCCACGAATGAGTCAGGTAATTGGACATtaccaatatatatatatataactttttaccatatttattagataaacATAGTTATGGATGttcctcttctttttcacATCAGGTGGCAAGAGCTTTGGAATCATTAGATGAATTGTCAGATCTATCTAATGGCATAAAACCTGGCCAAagtgaaatatttgattcgAGAGAACACTCTGCGCAGATCAGAATGTTTCAGAGGTTGGCATTTGGTAGTCAGGACTATACTTCAGATTATCTTGATAACAGTCAAAGTAGCTGGAGAAGTCTAGAGCATGGGAGCCGGAGTAACTTTATCCCATGAATGCATCTCCATATGGAGGAacgattttcttttaaagccTCCAGAACAAACTTGACTATCCTGATCATGATGACAGCTGATTTGGTAGGGTAACAGTTTTGCTCATTCCTGGATTTTGAGACCctgaattgaatttttttcatCTTGGAACCAGGTCATACTGAGTACATACCTcttgcattttctttcttgtatGTTCCCCCTTCAGCTAATATGATATTCCCTGTATTATTCATTCTGTAttctttattgtttaattttcatcaatgattttttttttttgtatttatgaatGTCAAATTAATGTAAGTCTCCTTTCTACAATGCCGCTCCTGGTGGTTGCTGCATATATGCTCTTCTCAGTGAACTGTAAGCTTTACATACtctgcaaaaaaaaaaaaaaaaaaaaaaaaagggattACCAGTCCATCCAGATAGAAAATTTATGCCTGAAATCCTGACTGTTTTATGCTTTTATCTGATATGGCTACTTTTAGTGATGAGATATTTTATGTTGTGAGCTCTAAACATTAGAAGCTTTACCAGGTCAATTAGACCCTACACCTTGTGTATATATGTTTGCGCCGGCTAATAAGAGAGATAATGTTTTGTATATATGTTTACCCTACACCTTGGACGGAGACAAAAGCTGACACTTTGACTATTTTGCACAATATCATTAGTTGTTGTATGAGTGTGTTTGCTATACCAAGCGTCGGTGGAGCTCATGCACCTACCTTCATACTCTCGTACTCAGCCTGTGTTGATCCCTGTTCTggcataataataaaaaaaattaaaaaaaaattatattcctTATAACTGGTATAATCATCTTACAGACGGaatgaatatatattcattCATAGGTTTAGTTTGCTGATAGATGGTTTAGTTTGATAGTAGATGCTTGTTTTAGTTTAAACAATAGTTTGATGGTAGATGGTTTAGTTTGATAGTAGATGCTTGTTTTAGTTTAAGCAATGTCTTAAGTTCGAGTGTCTTTATTTGTAgcccaaaaatatataattgtagcataataacaaaatttgTAGGGCTATTCTCTCATATGATTCTATCACCTTTGGTTAATCAAAATCATCACCCAAAGGCCATTTTTACATAGCATCTGATTTTATCTCTTGGAATGCTGGCCATAGTTCATTCTAAATATtctcactttctttttctagaaaATACAAAGAGATTGGAGGTTGCCACTTTCCAATCTTTTGTCCTATCAGATGGTGCCATCTGCAACATCAacttagaaaaaagaagaagtcaTATGGAACGTATTAATTGCCTCAAGAAACTAGACTTACCACCCTCGTGCAGTTCCATCTAATCTTCTCCATCTACCACTACTCTCCAGCCATCATGTAGCATGGCCCTCACGTCCTAATAAATACCCTACATGATACAGAGAAATATATGGAAGAAATGATGATATCGAAACCGTTAATCCAACCAGCTTTCAAGGCAGAACCAAGCCATTGTTTTGGTAATGGCGGAGCTTTTGGCTCCAGTTTGATTGCCGGAGACAATAAACTTGTTTGTGTGACTAGTGGCAATTCTTACTTGGGTGCTAACATAGTCAAGAAGCTCTTGGCTAATGGCTCTCTTGTTCGAGTCACTATTCAAAACCAAGGTTTGTAAATACATGTTGACTTCTTCATGatccttttttcttgtttcctGCAGTTTCTTAGATACCTATTCGTATTTTATTACCAAACCAGCTTTGTTTTTGTATTAACAGTGGATCTGGAAGACATGAGGTGCTTAATCAGTGATGAAGAGCTAAATAAACTAGAGAGTGTTATGGTAGCCAAGATGCAAGATTTGGACAGTCTTTGTGCTGTATTTAGTGGCTGTCATGCTATTTTCCACACCTCTTCATTCATTGATCCGCACGGGATCTCTGGTTATTCAGTAAGTTTACTGCACTGTCACATTGCAGAAAATTTCAGTTAACTTTAGTAAAATTGCTTGTCAGACTCCTTACTTTTCTCTTATTGTGATCACATGCTGTCCAAATGCAATCTGCAGGAGCAAATGGCGTATCTTGAGACTGAAGTTGCAAAGAATGTTATTGAAGCTTGTAGTAGAGCAGCATATATTAGAAGGTGTATTTTCACTTCTTCTCTTCTTGCATCAGTCTGGATTGGTGATAATCT comes from Ricinus communis isolate WT05 ecotype wild-type chromosome 5, ASM1957865v1, whole genome shotgun sequence and encodes:
- the LOC125370096 gene encoding uncharacterized protein LOC125370096, with product MHQTVIILLRNVDRIAITIGAKIMAIEGVVVVAITMLMVAATTHNSRNSEHGNNSHNNGDSIHHGVGPQPWAAPRCQYPTSSWTRPPPARQPGILGNRQQQAYAASVPTSSSYDPTEIEQAMHTMTLNTPDTNWYMDTDATSHMTASPGFSDGDANNDM
- the LOC8276142 gene encoding cinnamoyl-CoA reductase-like SNL6, whose amino-acid sequence is MEEMMISKPLIQPAFKAEPSHCFGNGGAFGSSLIAGDNKLVCVTSGNSYLGANIVKKLLANGSLVRVTIQNQVDLEDMRCLISDEELNKLESVMVAKMQDLDSLCAVFSGCHAIFHTSSFIDPHGISGYSEQMAYLETEVAKNVIEACSRAAYIRRCIFTSSLLASVWIGDNLNTAIDESCWSSEEFCRENKLWLALGKTRAEQAAWKKSKELKVKLVTLCPGLLMAPLFPHAHKEVSFPYIKGGSHMLRQGILATADVSKVAEAHVHVYEAMDDGACGRYLCFDKIIKRLDEAIQLETELKKHGLQPGSLVLPEDTEEIHSNVSNSKLAKLLFQVCQGKSCRQ